The following coding sequences lie in one Borreliella spielmanii genomic window:
- the prfB gene encoding peptide chain release factor 2 (programmed frameshift) has product MKEKINILLEQAEDIWRKLDKKEIQAKIEKYEKEINQKNFWNDPKKAQEVIKAQSILKNKVDPWVELINKIKDLDDLCEIIENEKDINSLEIEFNVLEKQYKDLLTISYFKEELDANGAFLTIHSGAGGTEACDWVAMLYRMYSRYAERKKYKTELIDLLEAEGGIKSVTIEIKGEYAYGLLKSEVGIHRLIRISPFDAAKKRHTSFASVFVDPVIDEKIEIIIKPEDIRIDTYRASGAGGQHVNKTSSAVRITHIETGIVTQSQSDRSQHKNKDMAMKVLKSRLYEYYKNKEDEKNKSKQDTKKEISWGNQIRSYVFQPYNLVKDHRTKFENSNTTSVMDGNIDNFIEEYLKWKSLN; this is encoded by the exons ATGAAAGAAAAAATAAATATACTGCTTGAGCAAGCCGAAGACATTTGGAGGAAGCTT GACAAAAAAGAAATTCAAGCTAAAATCGAAAAATATGAAAAAGAAATAAACCAAAAAAATTTTTGGAATGATCCTAAAAAAGCTCAAGAAGTTATCAAAGCTCAAAGCATTTTAAAAAACAAAGTTGATCCGTGGGTAGAGCTAATCAACAAAATCAAAGACTTGGATGATCTTTGTGAAATTATTGAAAATGAAAAAGATATTAACAGCTTGGAAATCGAATTTAATGTGCTTGAAAAACAATACAAAGATTTACTAACAATTTCTTACTTTAAAGAAGAGCTTGACGCAAACGGAGCTTTTTTAACTATTCATTCTGGCGCTGGAGGCACTGAAGCATGTGATTGGGTTGCAATGCTTTACAGAATGTATTCAAGATATGCTGAGAGGAAAAAATACAAAACAGAACTTATTGATCTGCTTGAAGCAGAAGGTGGAATCAAATCTGTTACAATAGAAATTAAAGGCGAGTACGCCTATGGGCTGTTAAAAAGTGAGGTCGGAATACATCGTCTTATAAGAATTTCTCCGTTTGATGCTGCTAAAAAAAGACATACCTCTTTTGCCTCAGTATTTGTTGACCCTGTTATTGACGAAAAAATAGAAATAATAATCAAACCAGAAGATATAAGAATTGATACATACAGAGCATCAGGAGCCGGAGGACAACACGTCAACAAAACATCTTCTGCTGTAAGAATAACTCACATTGAAACAGGAATAGTAACTCAATCCCAAAGCGACCGAAGTCAACACAAAAACAAAGACATGGCAATGAAAGTTTTAAAATCAAGACTTTACGAATACTATAAGAATAAAGAGGATGAAAAAAACAAATCCAAGCAAGACACAAAAAAAGAAATTTCTTGGGGCAACCAAATAAGATCTTACGTATTTCAACCTTACAATTTAGTAAAAGATCACAGAACAAAATTTGAAAATTCAAACACCACTTCAGTTATGGATGGTAATATAGATAATTTCATAGAAGAGTATTTAAAATGGAAAAGCTTAAACTAA
- a CDS encoding RnfABCDGE type electron transport complex subunit D → MLELEKIKTIFKKYNKYEINIDEIQIPEYALIPLETENSKSVVYIIEKQKIEENQILSKNSNIELYTYSPISGIVEKIYTANLPDGKKLKSVLIKFQGKIKTEKALIEDESSREKTLAKLIQLGIPWFNENSLFQFINKCKKIDKMILLTNGKDVFTNISEALMAEKLEDILSGFQIIDKIFKFKEVTIISNKEKLKKELEKLSIFKNKKIKIKSLENEYPYTNHEMIMHFLYNNKNTKNDINPHNNILLANIEDLYNTNLVIKNNNPYKEKFVAINGNKKIKSRILKVKIGTSFSQIINEKIDTKKYEIFLNNPTNKIKIETLNIPITRDIYSLTILKKKSIYDKIRALFVSSFSPLQMENIIFSYLKNEKKDDSGKLKIFKYTDKEVEEEIHKVQTEIKGKILNENLINGVIYTENNLKDIYFTIILSLLPSLIFSFLNNTKFMIDTLLLIFISMAIYIPIMLKINYKCLSFFIYNALMISIILPLNLEIALKITSLLFTFLVFFYFSRLSAFLANPILISFIFFVLNFPLSFKQTYQESLKNSTSIIPTWNEIIDTNPNIKNLKSLNTLTRYENKKIDAIENFVNKNIFSIFNIIVTRFHIESLLGINNEKKISPILLYFGLLLIVGKYIINKLIPLSFYISLMTISYIMHNIGILSHISSDMLTLLISPIPMLLIFTIATEIQVAPHFQFEQILYGSLLAFIYFSILSYIPFETLSAIISIFVLQISSNLIKKYSLTFKIKKIIHFWKINKEKALKTPFENEKDIIKL, encoded by the coding sequence ATGCTAGAGTTAGAAAAAATAAAAACAATTTTTAAAAAATATAATAAATACGAAATAAACATTGACGAGATTCAAATACCTGAATATGCTCTAATACCCCTTGAAACAGAAAATTCAAAATCTGTAGTATATATAATTGAAAAACAAAAAATAGAAGAAAATCAAATTTTATCAAAAAATTCTAACATAGAACTATACACATATTCACCAATATCTGGAATAGTAGAAAAAATATACACAGCCAACCTTCCAGATGGAAAAAAATTAAAATCAGTATTAATCAAATTTCAAGGAAAAATAAAAACCGAAAAAGCCCTAATAGAAGATGAAAGCTCAAGAGAAAAAACCCTAGCAAAATTAATTCAACTAGGAATTCCTTGGTTTAACGAGAATTCTTTATTTCAATTCATAAACAAATGTAAAAAAATAGACAAAATGATTTTATTAACAAACGGAAAAGATGTGTTTACAAATATTTCAGAAGCACTGATGGCGGAAAAATTAGAAGATATTCTTTCGGGATTCCAAATAATCGACAAAATATTTAAATTCAAAGAAGTAACAATAATATCAAATAAAGAAAAACTTAAAAAAGAATTAGAAAAATTGAGTATTTTTAAAAACAAAAAAATAAAAATTAAATCTTTAGAAAATGAATATCCTTATACAAATCATGAAATGATAATGCACTTTTTATACAACAATAAAAACACAAAAAATGATATAAACCCCCACAACAATATTTTATTAGCAAATATTGAAGATCTATATAACACAAATCTTGTTATAAAAAATAACAATCCTTATAAAGAAAAATTTGTAGCTATAAATGGAAATAAAAAAATAAAAAGTAGAATACTTAAAGTAAAAATTGGAACTTCTTTCAGCCAAATAATAAATGAAAAAATTGACACAAAAAAATATGAAATTTTTTTAAACAACCCAACCAACAAAATAAAAATTGAAACATTAAACATACCAATAACAAGAGATATTTATAGCCTAACCATATTAAAGAAAAAATCAATATATGACAAAATTAGAGCATTGTTTGTATCTAGCTTTTCCCCATTGCAAATGGAAAATATTATTTTTTCATACTTAAAGAATGAAAAAAAAGATGATAGCGGTAAATTAAAAATATTTAAATATACAGACAAAGAAGTAGAAGAAGAAATACATAAAGTTCAAACAGAAATTAAAGGCAAAATTCTAAATGAAAATCTAATAAATGGGGTAATATATACTGAAAACAATTTAAAAGACATATACTTTACTATTATACTATCATTATTGCCTAGTCTAATATTTTCTTTCCTAAATAACACAAAATTCATGATAGACACTTTGCTGTTAATATTTATTAGTATGGCAATTTACATACCAATAATGCTAAAAATTAATTACAAATGCTTGTCTTTTTTTATTTACAATGCCTTAATGATAAGCATTATATTGCCTTTAAATTTAGAAATTGCACTAAAGATAACCTCCTTATTATTTACCTTTTTAGTATTCTTTTACTTTTCCAGGCTATCAGCATTTTTGGCAAATCCTATATTAATTTCTTTTATATTTTTTGTATTAAATTTTCCACTAAGTTTTAAGCAAACCTATCAAGAATCGCTTAAAAACTCAACATCAATAATTCCAACCTGGAATGAAATAATTGACACAAATCCAAACATAAAAAATCTAAAAAGTTTAAATACCTTAACAAGGTATGAAAACAAAAAAATCGATGCAATTGAAAACTTCGTAAATAAAAACATTTTTTCCATTTTCAATATAATTGTCACAAGATTTCATATTGAAAGTCTTTTAGGAATTAATAATGAAAAAAAAATATCTCCAATCTTGCTTTATTTTGGACTATTATTAATAGTTGGTAAATATATAATTAACAAATTAATACCATTGTCATTTTACATAAGTTTAATGACGATTTCATACATAATGCATAATATAGGAATTCTAAGCCACATCAGCTCAGATATGTTAACATTACTTATTTCTCCAATACCAATGCTTTTAATATTTACAATAGCAACAGAAATACAAGTAGCACCTCATTTCCAATTTGAGCAAATACTCTACGGATCACTATTAGCATTTATATACTTTTCAATATTAAGCTATATTCCTTTTGAAACTTTATCGGCCATAATATCTATTTTTGTTTTACAAATAAGCTCAAACCTAATAAAAAAATACAGTTTGACCTTTAAAATTAAAAAAATAATACATTTTTGGAAAATAAATAAAGAAAAAGCTCTCAAAACCCCTTTTGAAAATGAAAAGGATATAATAAAATTATGA
- a CDS encoding divergent PAP2 family protein, translating to MIRALLTNDLFLSCLVSGISAQIIKYGIQTVKTRKLKLTPTHLLKKIFLETGGMPSSHSSTVTALSTSIALTEGVGTNFIIALAFALITIRDSFGVRYMSGVQAEYLNALSEKLKKEIKIDTTKIKVVKGHKKKEVLTGIIIGIASAYIVCYL from the coding sequence ATGATAAGGGCATTGCTTACCAATGATCTTTTTTTATCTTGTCTTGTATCAGGAATTTCTGCTCAAATAATTAAATATGGTATACAAACCGTAAAAACAAGAAAGCTAAAGCTAACTCCAACACATCTTTTAAAAAAAATCTTTTTAGAAACGGGGGGCATGCCAAGCAGTCATTCATCAACAGTCACCGCTCTTTCAACCTCAATTGCACTAACTGAAGGAGTAGGTACAAATTTTATAATAGCTCTTGCCTTTGCCCTTATTACAATAAGAGATTCTTTTGGCGTAAGATATATGTCTGGGGTTCAGGCAGAATATTTGAATGCATTATCAGAAAAATTAAAAAAAGAAATAAAAATTGACACAACAAAAATAAAAGTGGTCAAAGGGCACAAAAAAAAAGAAGTTTTAACAGGCATAATAATAGGAATAGCCTCCGCATATATTGTATGCTATTTATAA
- a CDS encoding aminopeptidase has translation MEKDLIKYAELIILKGINLQKNQCVLIQGSIENYNFLQILAKKAYEYGAKYVKLNIKDINILKSRLKFSQEKNLEFIPNAEKSFLEEMVQDKWARINVDDTENFEDLKDSIGQKMSIYQKALNLASKTLSQAIMSNEIAWCVVCSPGPKWASKVLNKKEGNKTLEEFFEVQKRILLLDKENPIKEWESHGEKLHKRCKILNELNLEKVIFKNEKTNLEVYLLETSLWTGGSEKIKETEIEFNANIPTEEVFTTPNYKKTQGIVYATRPVMVLGTLISGIWLKFENGKVVDFGCNDEKQKEILKSHIETDIQAKYIGEVALVDSSSPIYQSNLIFYSTLYDENASCHIALGAAYPSCLSNEGDLKTDTDKLNYGCNVSLIHTDLMIGSNDLDVIGVGKNGKEYIIIKAGKFAI, from the coding sequence ATGGAGAAAGATTTAATAAAATACGCAGAACTTATAATTTTAAAGGGAATTAATTTGCAAAAAAATCAATGTGTTTTAATTCAAGGTTCAATCGAAAATTACAATTTTTTGCAAATATTAGCAAAAAAAGCTTATGAATATGGAGCTAAGTATGTCAAGCTAAATATTAAAGATATTAATATTTTAAAATCAAGATTAAAATTTTCACAAGAAAAAAACTTGGAATTTATTCCAAATGCCGAAAAAAGCTTTTTAGAGGAAATGGTTCAAGATAAATGGGCAAGAATAAATGTCGATGATACAGAAAATTTTGAAGACTTAAAAGATAGCATAGGTCAAAAAATGTCAATTTATCAAAAAGCATTAAATCTAGCGAGCAAAACCTTATCACAAGCAATAATGAGCAACGAAATAGCCTGGTGTGTTGTTTGTTCACCAGGTCCAAAATGGGCTTCCAAAGTTTTAAATAAAAAAGAAGGAAATAAAACTTTAGAAGAATTTTTCGAAGTACAAAAGAGAATATTGTTACTTGATAAGGAAAATCCAATAAAAGAGTGGGAATCCCATGGAGAAAAACTTCACAAAAGATGTAAAATATTAAATGAACTTAACCTAGAAAAGGTAATTTTTAAAAACGAAAAAACAAACTTGGAAGTATATTTGCTTGAAACTTCTCTATGGACAGGTGGAAGCGAGAAAATTAAAGAAACAGAAATAGAATTTAATGCTAATATACCAACAGAAGAGGTTTTTACAACTCCAAACTATAAAAAAACACAAGGCATTGTGTACGCCACCCGTCCTGTCATGGTGCTTGGAACACTAATATCTGGGATATGGTTAAAATTTGAAAATGGAAAAGTAGTTGACTTTGGCTGCAATGATGAGAAACAAAAAGAAATATTAAAATCACATATTGAAACCGACATTCAAGCAAAATATATAGGAGAAGTAGCACTAGTTGATAGTAGTTCTCCTATTTATCAAAGCAATCTTATTTTTTACAGCACATTATACGATGAGAATGCAAGTTGCCACATAGCACTCGGAGCAGCATATCCATCTTGTTTAAGCAACGAAGGGGATTTAAAAACCGACACCGATAAACTAAATTACGGATGCAACGTTTCATTAATACATACAGATTTAATGATTGGAAGCAATGACTTGGATGTTATTGGTGTGGGCAAAAATGGAAAAGAATACATAATAATAAAAGCTGGTAAATTCGCAATATAA
- a CDS encoding HAD family hydrolase, protein MKNIKAVASDLDGTLLLSKSYIGAFTELVIKKLTKEKKKFIIATGRSKNEIIQITKKIDQLQVSFFITLNGAKVYNQKWELIKSHNLSPEVVKKILNLRDEKFSHIPHFLHKADQYDDQLNIDIKTKIAIDQCQKFKKESNAFRHEIISPINKIQEIKDFNEFKNFENVAKIILAGREESLIEYEAMILDKYKGEINAYLSTPNSLEIVDHKVSKGKALKEVLKTINIDLSETIAFGDGFNDTDMLENVKKGLLMGNANYRLKTMLPYLEVIGTNDEEAVANYINENVLEEPI, encoded by the coding sequence ATGAAAAATATTAAAGCAGTTGCATCTGATCTTGATGGCACTCTTTTGCTATCAAAAAGCTATATTGGAGCCTTTACAGAACTTGTAATTAAAAAATTAACAAAAGAAAAAAAGAAATTCATAATAGCAACAGGAAGAAGCAAGAACGAAATTATTCAAATTACAAAAAAAATAGATCAACTGCAAGTTTCATTTTTCATTACATTAAACGGAGCAAAAGTTTACAACCAAAAATGGGAATTGATAAAAAGTCATAATTTATCTCCTGAAGTGGTAAAAAAGATTTTAAATTTAAGAGACGAAAAGTTTAGTCACATACCTCATTTTTTACATAAAGCAGATCAATACGACGACCAATTAAATATTGACATCAAGACTAAAATTGCAATCGATCAATGCCAAAAATTTAAAAAAGAATCTAATGCCTTCAGACATGAAATAATTAGTCCAATTAATAAAATTCAAGAAATTAAAGACTTTAACGAGTTTAAAAATTTTGAAAATGTTGCAAAAATAATATTAGCTGGCAGAGAAGAAAGCCTAATAGAATATGAAGCTATGATTTTAGACAAATACAAAGGAGAAATAAATGCATACCTTTCTACTCCAAATTCGCTAGAAATTGTAGACCACAAAGTTTCAAAAGGAAAAGCATTAAAAGAGGTTCTTAAAACTATTAATATTGATTTAAGCGAAACCATAGCTTTCGGCGATGGATTTAATGATACTGATATGCTAGAAAATGTAAAAAAAGGATTACTAATGGGAAATGCAAATTATAGATTAAAAACAATGCTACCTTACTTAGAAGTAATAGGAACAAATGACGAAGAAGCTGTTGCAAATTATATTAATGAGAATGTTTTAGAAGAACCTATTTAG
- a CDS encoding aminopeptidase P family protein translates to MDINKRLDLLRDHMRENGVDAYLVAGYDPHFSEYSHERYSTRKFITGFSGSFGTVIVTLSKAVLFTDGRYFLQADQELEGTEVTLIKLGVKGFPDVFTYINLNLQGLKLGIYSDEISIKFYKELCEKCKNTNIKVLNQDLIDLIWKSRPQLEFSYIVELIDVEKNNKRAEKIKSICLILEKNLADFYVITALDEIAWILNLRGSDVKKSALFYSFLLISRNEDQKNVLFIDTKKLDLGLKETLGMENFKIEPYSDFYCFLDRIKHEGKFFVSFYTNVKVLKVLGEANIVFGESIISNLKAVKTDYEILKMKEAHIIDAIGLIKFLRKFKSLSKVELAELDEIDISDMLLHFRKLNKHFFSSSFDSIVGFKENGALPHYKPKKGKKINTKGLILIDSGGSYFGLGTTDVTRVFLIESASSEEKRDYTLVLKAFISLASLKFPYGSSGAFLDGICRLPLLKNELNFIHGTGHGVGFFLNVHELPVSISPNSSYLFKGSEVVSIEPGLYRTFSHGIRIENLVFVRQAFTNDFGSFLEFENLTLVPFEKELIVKEMLSEDELNYINNYHECVFLTLKEYFDDEEELEFLAKLTSKI, encoded by the coding sequence TTGGATATTAATAAAAGATTAGATTTGCTTAGAGATCATATGAGGGAAAATGGAGTTGATGCTTATTTGGTGGCAGGATATGATCCCCATTTTAGTGAATATTCTCATGAAAGGTATAGTACTCGCAAGTTTATTACAGGCTTTTCTGGTAGTTTTGGTACGGTAATTGTAACATTATCCAAAGCAGTTCTTTTCACGGATGGTAGGTATTTTTTACAGGCAGATCAAGAACTTGAAGGAACTGAAGTTACATTAATAAAGCTTGGGGTAAAAGGATTTCCTGATGTTTTTACGTATATAAATCTAAATTTACAAGGATTAAAGCTTGGAATTTATTCTGATGAGATTAGTATAAAGTTTTATAAAGAGTTGTGTGAAAAATGCAAAAATACAAATATCAAGGTTTTAAATCAAGATCTAATTGATTTAATTTGGAAATCTAGACCTCAGCTTGAGTTTAGTTATATAGTTGAATTGATTGATGTTGAGAAAAATAATAAAAGAGCTGAAAAGATTAAATCTATTTGTTTGATCTTAGAAAAAAATTTGGCAGATTTTTATGTTATTACTGCTCTTGATGAGATTGCTTGGATATTGAATTTAAGAGGGTCAGATGTCAAAAAGTCAGCATTGTTTTATTCGTTTCTTTTAATATCTAGGAATGAAGATCAAAAAAACGTTCTTTTTATTGATACAAAAAAACTTGATTTGGGGCTTAAAGAAACACTTGGAATGGAGAATTTTAAAATAGAGCCTTATAGTGATTTTTACTGTTTTCTAGATCGAATAAAACACGAGGGAAAATTTTTTGTTTCATTTTATACCAATGTCAAGGTTTTAAAAGTTCTTGGTGAGGCTAATATCGTTTTTGGAGAGAGTATTATAAGCAACCTTAAGGCAGTAAAAACCGATTATGAAATTCTTAAGATGAAAGAAGCGCATATTATTGATGCTATTGGTTTGATTAAATTTTTACGTAAATTTAAAAGTCTAAGTAAGGTTGAATTAGCCGAATTAGATGAAATAGATATTTCTGATATGCTTTTGCATTTTAGGAAATTGAATAAACATTTTTTTAGTTCTAGCTTTGATTCGATAGTTGGTTTTAAAGAGAATGGAGCCCTCCCTCATTATAAGCCTAAAAAAGGTAAAAAAATAAATACCAAAGGTCTTATTTTGATTGATTCTGGAGGTTCGTATTTTGGACTTGGTACGACAGACGTTACAAGAGTTTTTCTAATAGAGAGTGCTTCTAGTGAAGAAAAGCGTGACTATACTTTGGTTCTTAAGGCTTTTATTAGTCTTGCTTCTTTAAAGTTTCCATATGGGTCTTCAGGGGCTTTTCTTGATGGAATTTGTAGATTGCCGCTTTTAAAAAATGAGTTGAATTTTATTCATGGCACTGGGCATGGTGTTGGGTTTTTTCTTAATGTTCACGAACTTCCAGTTTCGATTAGTCCTAATTCTAGTTATTTATTTAAAGGGTCTGAGGTGGTTTCAATTGAACCCGGTCTTTATCGAACATTTAGTCATGGAATAAGGATTGAAAATTTAGTTTTTGTAAGACAAGCTTTTACAAATGATTTTGGATCTTTTTTAGAGTTTGAGAATTTAACTCTTGTTCCTTTTGAAAAAGAATTGATAGTAAAAGAGATGCTCTCAGAAGATGAGTTAAATTATATCAATAATTATCATGAATGTGTGTTTTTAACTTTAAAAGAGTATTTTGATGATGAAGAGGAGTTGGAATTTTTAGCAAAGCTGACAAGTAAAATATGA
- the def gene encoding peptide deformylase, whose amino-acid sequence MEMVFYPNDLLRVKTKQIDNIDNKIRDYAKKMIELMDISSGVGLAAPQVGLDLSLFVVRENKMAKPLVFINPLITETSYELNSYKEGCLSIPGVYYDLMRPKTIVVNFYDENGKSFTIENSDFLARIIQHEMDHLNGVLFIDYYEERIKKKLLKPYMKERGLKAK is encoded by the coding sequence ATGGAAATGGTATTTTATCCTAATGATTTACTTCGTGTTAAGACAAAACAAATTGATAATATTGATAATAAGATTAGAGATTATGCAAAAAAGATGATAGAATTAATGGATATTAGTAGTGGAGTTGGACTTGCTGCTCCCCAGGTAGGCCTTGATTTGTCACTTTTTGTAGTTAGAGAGAATAAAATGGCAAAGCCTTTGGTTTTTATTAATCCTTTAATCACAGAAACTTCCTATGAGCTTAATTCTTATAAAGAAGGGTGTTTAAGTATACCGGGAGTTTATTATGATTTAATGAGACCCAAGACTATTGTGGTAAATTTTTATGATGAGAATGGAAAATCTTTTACTATAGAAAATTCTGATTTTTTGGCAAGAATTATTCAACATGAAATGGATCATTTGAATGGAGTTCTTTTTATTGATTATTACGAAGAAAGGATAAAAAAGAAATTATTAAAGCCTTATATGAAGGAAAGAGGTCTTAAGGCAAAATGA
- the fmt gene encoding methionyl-tRNA formyltransferase, whose translation MKIFFVSSSSIALEVFKEIVRHYEVVGVLTLPDKPKGRGQKLSQNVIKLEAVSKNIKVFDSLVLDGNTLSLIKDLNPDLMLVFSYGKIFKKEFLDIFPKGCINIHPSLLPKYRGVSPIQSAILNGDCVSGITVQSMALEMDSGNILVQKNFKIKSYDTSYDISKLVSNLSPRLVLEALEKIGKGFLGIPQKSSEATFCSFFKKESGFIDFNLSAFEIKNRINACNPWPLARARLLDYGDIIFHRADFLKIDLYKEKKVGEIVDFDPEKGLFVNTGEGILLLLEIQRPGRRVLDYKSFYNGSRQLIGHVFSSIRGGIY comes from the coding sequence ATGAAAATATTTTTTGTAAGCTCTTCTTCTATTGCTTTAGAAGTTTTTAAGGAGATTGTAAGGCATTATGAAGTGGTGGGAGTTTTAACCTTGCCCGATAAGCCTAAAGGTAGAGGACAAAAATTAAGTCAAAATGTAATAAAGTTAGAGGCTGTTTCTAAGAATATTAAAGTTTTTGATTCTTTGGTTCTTGATGGTAATACATTAAGTTTAATTAAAGACCTGAATCCAGATTTAATGTTAGTTTTTTCTTATGGCAAGATTTTTAAAAAAGAATTTTTAGATATTTTCCCAAAGGGTTGTATTAATATTCATCCTTCTCTTTTGCCCAAATATAGAGGTGTTTCTCCTATTCAATCTGCAATTTTAAATGGCGATTGTGTTAGCGGTATTACTGTTCAGAGTATGGCTTTGGAAATGGATAGTGGGAATATTTTAGTGCAGAAAAATTTTAAAATAAAATCTTATGATACAAGCTATGATATTTCAAAACTTGTATCAAATCTTAGCCCAAGACTTGTTTTAGAAGCTTTGGAAAAAATTGGCAAGGGTTTTTTGGGAATTCCTCAAAAATCTAGTGAAGCCACTTTTTGTTCTTTTTTTAAAAAAGAATCGGGATTTATAGATTTTAATCTAAGTGCATTTGAGATTAAAAACAGAATTAATGCATGCAATCCTTGGCCACTTGCAAGAGCTAGGCTTCTTGATTATGGCGATATTATTTTTCATCGTGCTGATTTTTTGAAAATAGATTTATATAAAGAGAAAAAAGTAGGAGAAATTGTTGATTTTGATCCTGAAAAAGGATTATTTGTTAATACCGGGGAAGGGATTCTTTTGCTCTTAGAAATTCAAAGGCCCGGAAGAAGGGTTTTAGATTATAAGTCTTTTTATAATGGGAGCAGGCAGCTAATAGGACACGTGTTTTCTTCAATAAGAGGAGGGATATATTAG
- a CDS encoding PASTA domain-containing protein yields the protein MLKNELDLIQGGRNCNNEILSKTTIKALLLIIFGSLIISFTIFFMVLENKEIVVVPNLYSLTIEDAIIELQRKELIPHIEFKFSSSALDKGKVIEQGTKPGTVLRHGNKVIIFISKGAIINRVDSFIGKNIDDVTINLKANSFDNSKLLYHIVEPLEVESELPKGIIIRQNPSPGTQISSLTDLQFLISKGKDRLDKHVKNYIGIYYKDAIVSLLNDSISFDINLVNTGDFGNIVFQSIPPGTKINESDKITITIAKPKVDNKIVFGILTYKLKQHPSYVDVSVRLKGLDGENSLIYSFKSKGGLIKLPYEVYKGSAIELYIYDKLINQTVIN from the coding sequence TTGTTGAAAAATGAATTAGATCTGATTCAGGGTGGCAGAAATTGTAATAATGAAATTTTGTCCAAAACCACAATCAAGGCATTGCTTTTGATTATTTTTGGATCTTTAATTATTTCTTTTACAATTTTCTTTATGGTTTTAGAAAATAAGGAGATTGTAGTTGTTCCAAATCTTTATTCTCTTACCATTGAAGATGCTATTATTGAATTACAGAGAAAAGAGTTGATTCCCCACATTGAATTTAAATTTTCTTCAAGTGCTCTTGACAAAGGAAAAGTGATAGAGCAGGGTACAAAACCAGGAACTGTTTTAAGGCATGGCAATAAGGTTATAATTTTTATTAGCAAGGGGGCTATAATAAACAGAGTTGATAGTTTTATTGGCAAAAATATTGACGATGTTACCATTAATTTAAAAGCTAATTCTTTTGATAATTCCAAATTACTTTATCATATTGTTGAGCCTCTTGAGGTTGAGAGTGAATTACCAAAAGGTATAATAATTCGTCAAAATCCATCACCAGGTACCCAAATATCAAGTTTAACAGATCTGCAATTTTTAATTAGTAAGGGTAAAGATCGTTTAGATAAACATGTTAAGAATTATATTGGAATTTATTATAAAGATGCGATTGTTTCTCTTTTGAATGATAGTATTAGCTTTGACATTAATTTGGTAAACACAGGCGATTTTGGAAATATTGTTTTTCAGTCTATTCCACCTGGAACTAAAATAAATGAGTCAGATAAAATTACAATTACTATTGCAAAGCCTAAGGTTGACAATAAAATTGTTTTTGGAATTTTGACTTATAAATTAAAACAACATCCATCTTATGTTGATGTATCTGTTAGGCTAAAAGGTTTAGATGGTGAAAATTCTTTAATTTATTCCTTCAAGTCAAAAGGAGGGTTGATTAAGTTGCCCTATGAAGTTTACAAAGGCTCTGCGATCGAACTTTATATTTATGATAAGCTTATCAATCAAACAGTTATAAATTGA